A window of Castanea sativa cultivar Marrone di Chiusa Pesio chromosome 1, ASM4071231v1 contains these coding sequences:
- the LOC142632119 gene encoding 4-coumarate--CoA ligase-like 9 has product MLRAVEEFRVTHVALTPPVVVMMAKSDVTDGYDLSSLQDVVCGGATVSKDVIIAFTAKFPTVAFVQCYGLTESMGVFRTWGAEESVHWGATGKLSGGFEAKIVNPDTGNALPPGKQGQLWLRGPSIMKGYIGDPDASTATLVADGWLRTGDLCYIDEEGFLFVVDRLKELVKYKGYQVAPAELEHLLQSHLGNS; this is encoded by the exons ATGTTGAGAGCGGTGGAGGAGTTCAGGGTGACCCACGTGGCGTTGACACCGCCAGTTGTGGTGATGATGGCCAAGAGTGACGTAACGGACGGCTATGATTTGAGCTCGTTGCAGGATGTTGTGTGCGGCGGGGCTACCGTCTCAAAGGATGTGATCATTGCTTTCACGGCAAAGTTTCCGACAGTAGCCTTTGTGCAG TGTTATGGGCTAACTGAATCAATGGGAGTGTTCAGAACATGGGGTGCTGAGGAGAGTGTTCATTGGGGAGCAACAGGGAAGCTCTCAGGAGGTTTTGAAGCCAAAATTGTAAACCCGGATACAGGGAACGCTTTGCCACCAGGCAAGCAAGGGCAGCTTTGGCTTAGAGGACCCTCAATCATGAAAG GTTATATTGGTGATCCTGATGCAAGTACCGCAACTTTAGTAGCAGATGGGTGGTTAAGAACCGGTGATCTTTGTTATATTGATGAGGAAGGTTTCCTATTTGTTGTAGATAGGCTTAAGGAATTGGTCAAATACAAGGGATACCAG GTAGCCCCTGCAGAGCTGGAACATTTGCTTCAATCTCACCTGGGAAATAGTTGA
- the LOC142632130 gene encoding 4-coumarate--CoA ligase-like 9 has protein sequence MDQATKPLVDPKSGFNTITNIFQSLRPPIHLPPQHTPISAADYAFSLRRLNSPTCPDSDSLALINSSTGQRLSYSEFTRKTQTLSSYLHSVIGLSKGHTAFVLSQNLIQVPILYFSLLSLGVVISPANPLGTESEISTCADSPSV, from the coding sequence ATGGACCAAGCAACGAAGCCTCTCGTCGACCCAAAGAGCGGTTTCAACACTATAACAAACATTTTCCAAAGCCTCAGACCCCCTATTCATCTTCCTCCACAACACACTCCTATATCAGCTGCTGATTACGCATTTTCACTTCGACGACTTAACTCGCCCACCTGCCCTGACTCTGACTCACTCGCTCTCATCAACTCCTCTACTGGTCAACGCCTGTCCTACTCCGAGTTCACTCGCAAAACCCAAACTCTATCCTCTTATCTTCACTCCGTCATCGGACTCTCCAAAGGCCACACCGCTTTCgttctctctcaaaacctcATTCAGGTTCCGATCCTCTACTTCTCGCTGCTCTCTCTTGGGGTAGTCATCTCTCCAGCTAACCCACTCGGCACCGAGTCTGAGATTTCCACGTGTGCGGATTCTCCTTCAGTTTGA
- the LOC142639014 gene encoding 4-coumarate--CoA ligase-like 9 has product MDPNSGFNSETNTFHSLRPPIDLPPQHIPISASDYAFSLRANSPWPDSLALINSSTGQRVLYSEFTSKTRTLASYLHSVIGLSKGDTAFVLSQNLVQVPILYFSLLSLGIIISPANPLSTESEISSLIQLCNPVIAFATSSSAHKLSNISLRFKTIVLDSPEFDSMMTSPVQTIDRVEVSQSDLAAILYSSGTTGRVKGVMLTHRNLMATVSGTYAHRTERKSPAVLLYTVPYFHVFGFFYSLKSVALNEGVVIMERFDLRKMMRAVEEFRVTHVVVAPPVAVAMAKTNVTDGYDLSSLEGVACGAAPIAKDVVSAFMAKFPRVVFLQGYGLTESTGSAWRTVGQEESVHWGSTGRLSGGFEAKIVDPDTGHALPPCKQGELWIRGPTIMKGYIGDPEATSATLVADGWLRTGDLCYIDEEGFLFVVDRLKELIKYKGYQVAPAELEHLLQSHPEIVDAAVIPYPDEEAGQVPIAFVVRQPQSSIGEAEIIDFVAKQVSPYKKIRRVTFVNSLPKSATGKLLRKDLRKIVSVNSSSRL; this is encoded by the exons ATGGATCCAAACAGCGGTTTCAACTCAGAAACAAACACTTTCCACAGCCTCAGACCCCCAATCGATCTTCCACCACAACACATTCCTATATCAGCTTCTGATTACGCTTTCTCGCTCCGAGCTAACTCGCCATGGCCTGACTCACTCGCTCTCATCAACTCCTCCACGGGTCAGCGCGTTTTATACTCCGAGTTCACTAGCAAAACCCGAACTCTAGCCTCCTATCTTCACTCCGTCATCGGACTCTCCAAAGGCGACACCGCTTTCgttctctctcaaaacctcGTCCAGGTTCCGATCCTCTACTTCTCGCTGCTCTCTCTTGGGATAATCATCTCTCCGGCTAACCCACTCAGCACCGAGTCAGAGATTTCAAGCCTAATCCAACTATGCAACCCAGTGATCGCATTTGCCACGTCATCAAGCGCTCACAAACTTTCAAACATTTCTCTCCGTTTCAAAACCATTGTCCTCGACTCGCCCGAGTTCGACTCAATGATGACGAGTCCGGTACAAACGATCGACCGCGTCGAAGTGAGTCAGTCCGATTTGGCGGCGATATTGTACTCGTCGGGGACCACCGGGAGAGTCAAAGGGGTGATGCTGACTCACCGGAACCTGATGGCGACTGTGTCCGGTACCTACGCGCACCGGACGGAGAGGAAGTCGCCTGCGGTGTTGCTCTATACGGTGCCGTACTTTCACGTGTTCGGGTTTTTCTACAGCTTGAAGTCGGTGGCTTTGAACGAGGGGGTGGTGATAATGGAGAGGTTCGATTTGAGGAAGATGATGAGGGCGGTGGAAGAGTTTAGGGTGACCCACGTGGTGGTGGCCCCACCGGTGGCGGTGGCAATGGCCAAGACTAATGTAACGGACGGCTACGATTTGAGCTCGTTGGAAGGGGTTGCGTGCGGTGCTGCTCCAATTGCGAAGGATGTCGTTTCCGCTTTCATGGCGAAGTTTCCAAGAGTTGTCTTTTTACAG GGTTATGGGCTAACTGAATCAACGGGGTCAGCGTGGCGAACAGTGGGTCAAGAGGAGAGTGTTCATTGGGGATCAACAGGGAGACTTTCGGGAGGTTTTGAAGCCAAAATTGTAGACCCGGACACAGGGCATGCTTTGCCTCCGTGCAAGCAAGGGGAGCTCTGGATTAGAGGACCCACAATTATgaaag GTTATATTGGTGATCCAGAAGCAACTTCTGCAACTTTAGTAGCAGACGGTTGGTTGAGAACTGGTGATCTCTGTTATATTGATGAGGAAGGTTTCCTATTTGTTGTAGATAGGCTTAAAGAATTGATCAAATACAAGGGATATCAG GTAGCCCCTGCAGAGCTAGAACATTTGCTTCAGTCCCACCCGGAGATAGTTGATGCTGCTGTTATACC ATACCCTGATGAAGAAGCTGGTCAGGTGCCAATAGCTTTTGTGGTAAGACAGCCTCAAAGCTCCATTGGAGAAGCAGAGATAATAGATTTTGTCGCAAAACAG GTTTCACCATACAAGAAAATAAGACGCGTAACGTTTGTCAATTCCTTACCCAAGAGTGCAACTGGAAAATTATTGAGAAAGGATTTGAGGAAGATTGTTTCTGTCAACTCTTCTTCTAGGTTATGA